The Gemmatimonadota bacterium genome has a segment encoding these proteins:
- a CDS encoding DNA polymerase III subunit alpha, which produces MYAELHCHSVFSLLDGASEPEALVARAKALAMPALALTDHDDLGGAVRFATAARDVGLDGILGTELTLEVDGHPRYLVLLAETREGYGNLASLITRGRLDHPRGSPRVSLDTLARHTNGLFALTGCPRGWIPSLLAADKPAEACDAAATLIDLFERRVAIEVWDHRLPEERLLVRQLIPLARSLDLPWVVTNDVHYALPTGRLVHDVLSALRHQKRLDEMGTRLRPNGEWYLKGPAQVARRWQADLTGVRTTLAIAERCAFRLADLKPTLPNFPLPPGVSADDYLARLVEQGALDRWGRPLDALDAKYRRQITHELDLIRRLGFSGYFLIVWDIVRFANREGVLCQGRGSAANSVVCYCLGITAVDPVKLELLFERFLSEERKEAPDIDIDFAHRDREKVLQYVYERYGREHAAMVCEQITYRGRSAVRDAARVLGFSVQQADMLSALSDRFSAQATADALRGPTTPEEMLGKEYDKDPRSDGPGIPDDPRQKTQEWSAERLLAERYGQDMMAGTYTSAKLREERARGRKMAIEGETVDSERRAVSGSETAGGGRQAAGDRVDGEARGARAAREARAARERADLAARSGRPEFTGRRKHQYDDAPPSEAPSGRRTSKGYEPYGNANGRDTAQQNTRASDVLAPLGITSGHSPPPSAARRLPPDSTPPAAPTTAVHPILSQAGLDPNDRRVQVLPDIVAGLHQAPRHRSIHVGGFVLTAEPLRTVVPIEPASMPGRTVIQWERDDLDAAGLVKIDLLGLGMLTVLQDCLKYIRGSRGVTVELGRLDMTDQAVYDDICAADTIGVFQVESRAQMNTLPRLKPRSFYDLVVEVALIRPGPIQGEMVHPYLRRRAGEEPVTYPHPTLEPILKRTLGIPLFQEQGMQVAITAAGFTPGEADTLRRAMGHKRSRERMAAICEKLLAGMRANGIPDEVGRRIYNQINAFADYGFPESHAASFALIVFASAYLRHYYAAEFTAAILNAQPMGFYSVGTLIEDAKRHGVVVHPIDLTRSAWDTALECADGRVVVPFGTEVRVLRREQVGDVPGARGAPPDFEDTTRPNTARHHAIATGSNSTPPPAVRLGIRLVRGLGAAARETLALALREGPFVDIDDVVQRAGLDQRALRSLAEAGAFDTMANDVPPNERRRTALWRVLEATRGDAGPLAPSHRRRERAPLPPMSRLETTDADYRVTGLSLNGHPMRHLRALLAPNGVVTARELFTHGRDGTKVAHAGLVICRQRPGTAKGFVFLSLEDETGILNVVVTPKRFEQQALLISTSPLLLVRGTLQVEGKVVNLRGEQFTALKADAGEAWARSHDFH; this is translated from the coding sequence ATGTACGCCGAACTCCACTGCCACTCCGTCTTCTCGCTCCTCGATGGCGCCTCCGAGCCCGAGGCCCTCGTGGCGCGCGCGAAGGCGCTGGCAATGCCCGCCCTTGCCCTCACCGACCATGACGACCTCGGCGGGGCGGTGCGGTTTGCCACGGCCGCGCGTGACGTCGGGCTCGACGGGATCCTCGGCACGGAGCTGACCCTCGAGGTGGACGGACATCCCCGGTACCTCGTCCTCCTCGCCGAGACGCGCGAAGGCTACGGCAACCTGGCATCGCTCATCACGCGCGGGCGGCTCGACCACCCCCGTGGATCCCCGCGGGTCTCCCTCGACACCCTCGCCCGGCATACCAACGGCCTCTTCGCCCTCACCGGGTGCCCCCGCGGCTGGATCCCGTCGCTCCTGGCCGCCGACAAACCCGCCGAAGCCTGTGATGCCGCGGCCACGCTCATCGACCTCTTCGAACGGCGGGTGGCCATTGAAGTCTGGGACCATCGCCTGCCGGAGGAACGCCTCCTCGTCCGGCAACTCATCCCCCTCGCGCGATCGCTCGACCTCCCCTGGGTCGTCACGAACGACGTCCACTACGCCCTGCCGACCGGGCGCCTGGTGCACGACGTGTTGTCCGCCTTGCGCCACCAGAAGCGGCTCGACGAGATGGGGACACGCCTCCGCCCCAATGGCGAGTGGTACCTCAAGGGCCCGGCCCAGGTCGCCCGTCGCTGGCAGGCCGACCTCACCGGCGTGCGCACCACGCTGGCCATCGCCGAGCGCTGTGCCTTTCGCCTCGCCGACCTCAAGCCCACGCTGCCAAACTTTCCGTTGCCGCCCGGCGTGTCCGCCGACGACTACCTGGCCCGCCTGGTGGAACAGGGCGCCCTGGACCGGTGGGGCAGGCCCCTGGACGCCCTCGACGCCAAATACCGGCGCCAGATCACCCACGAACTGGACCTGATCCGCCGCCTCGGCTTCTCCGGCTACTTCCTCATCGTCTGGGATATCGTGCGGTTCGCGAATCGCGAAGGCGTGTTGTGCCAGGGGCGCGGCTCCGCGGCCAACTCGGTGGTCTGCTACTGCCTGGGGATCACCGCCGTCGACCCGGTCAAACTGGAGCTCCTCTTCGAGCGCTTCCTCAGCGAGGAACGCAAGGAAGCCCCGGACATCGACATCGACTTCGCCCATCGGGATCGCGAAAAGGTGTTGCAGTACGTGTACGAGCGGTACGGTCGCGAACATGCCGCGATGGTCTGTGAACAGATCACCTACCGAGGCCGCTCGGCCGTGCGGGATGCTGCCCGCGTGTTGGGATTCTCGGTCCAGCAGGCCGACATGCTCAGCGCACTCAGCGACCGCTTCTCCGCCCAGGCCACGGCGGACGCACTCCGCGGCCCCACCACGCCGGAGGAGATGCTGGGCAAGGAGTACGACAAGGACCCGCGCAGCGATGGCCCGGGCATTCCCGACGATCCCCGCCAGAAGACGCAGGAGTGGAGCGCCGAGCGCTTGCTGGCGGAACGATATGGGCAGGACATGATGGCGGGGACGTACACCAGCGCGAAGTTGCGCGAGGAACGGGCGCGGGGGCGGAAGATGGCGATCGAGGGCGAAACGGTGGATAGCGAACGGCGGGCGGTGAGTGGGAGCGAGACGGCGGGCGGCGGACGGCAGGCGGCAGGAGACCGCGTCGACGGCGAAGCACGAGGAGCACGCGCAGCCCGAGAGGCACGGGCAGCACGAGAGCGGGCTGATCTGGCGGCGCGGAGTGGACGGCCTGAATTCACGGGGCGTCGCAAGCATCAGTACGATGACGCGCCGCCATCCGAGGCGCCGAGTGGGCGTCGCACATCGAAGGGGTATGAGCCGTACGGGAATGCCAACGGGCGTGATACGGCACAACAGAATACCCGGGCCAGCGATGTCCTCGCGCCGTTAGGCATCACATCAGGCCACTCGCCCCCGCCATCTGCCGCCCGCCGCCTGCCGCCTGATTCCACTCCGCCGGCTGCCCCAACGACAGCTGTGCACCCCATCCTGTCCCAGGCTGGGCTCGATCCGAACGACCGCAGGGTGCAGGTGCTCCCGGATATCGTCGCGGGGCTCCACCAGGCCCCACGGCATCGCTCGATCCACGTCGGTGGCTTTGTGCTCACGGCCGAGCCACTGCGCACCGTGGTGCCCATCGAACCCGCGTCGATGCCCGGTCGCACGGTCATCCAGTGGGAACGCGATGACCTCGACGCGGCGGGGCTCGTGAAGATCGACCTGCTCGGCCTTGGCATGCTCACCGTGCTGCAGGACTGCCTCAAGTACATCCGCGGTTCGCGTGGTGTCACGGTGGAGCTGGGTCGCCTCGACATGACCGACCAGGCCGTGTACGACGACATCTGCGCGGCCGATACCATCGGCGTGTTCCAGGTCGAAAGCCGCGCGCAGATGAATACGTTGCCGCGCCTCAAGCCTCGCTCGTTCTACGACCTGGTGGTGGAGGTCGCCCTCATCCGCCCGGGGCCGATCCAGGGCGAGATGGTGCATCCCTACCTGCGGCGCCGCGCGGGCGAGGAGCCCGTCACATACCCCCACCCCACCCTCGAGCCCATCCTCAAACGCACGTTAGGCATCCCGCTTTTCCAGGAGCAAGGAATGCAGGTGGCTATCACGGCCGCCGGCTTCACCCCGGGCGAGGCCGATACACTGCGTCGGGCGATGGGACACAAGCGCTCGCGCGAGCGCATGGCGGCCATCTGCGAGAAACTCCTGGCGGGCATGCGCGCCAACGGCATCCCGGACGAGGTCGGGCGGCGGATCTACAACCAGATCAATGCGTTCGCCGACTACGGTTTTCCGGAATCCCACGCCGCGAGTTTTGCCCTCATCGTTTTTGCCTCGGCCTACCTGCGGCACTACTACGCCGCCGAGTTCACGGCGGCGATCCTCAATGCGCAGCCCATGGGGTTCTACTCGGTAGGGACGCTGATCGAGGACGCGAAGCGACATGGCGTGGTGGTGCACCCGATCGACCTCACGCGGTCGGCGTGGGATACGGCGCTGGAATGCGCCGATGGGCGCGTGGTGGTGCCGTTCGGGACCGAGGTGCGCGTGCTGCGGCGGGAGCAGGTCGGCGATGTGCCAGGGGCACGGGGGGCCCCCCCCGATTTCGAAGATACGACGCGACCCAACACCGCGCGTCATCATGCCATTGCCACTGGTAGCAATTCCACGCCTCCGCCCGCCGTCCGGCTCGGCATCCGCCTCGTGCGCGGCCTGGGCGCGGCCGCACGGGAGACGCTCGCGCTGGCCCTGCGTGAGGGACCCTTCGTAGACATCGACGACGTGGTCCAGCGCGCTGGCCTCGACCAGCGCGCCCTCCGCTCCCTCGCCGAAGCCGGTGCCTTCGACACCATGGCGAATGACGTGCCACCCAACGAACGCCGACGCACCGCCCTCTGGCGCGTCCTCGAGGCCACACGCGGCGATGCCGGCCCCCTCGCCCCTTCGCACCGCCGGCGCGAGCGGGCTCCGTTGCCTCCCATGAGCCGCCTGGAAACCACGGACGCGGACTATCGCGTCACCGGCCTCTCGCTCAACGGGCATCCCATGCGACACCTGCGCGCCCTCCTCGCACCCAACGGCGTGGTGACCGCGCGGGAACTGTTCACCCATGGCCGCGATGGCACGAAGGTCGCCCATGCCGGCCTCGTCATCTGCCGACAACGCCCCGGAACAGCTAAAGGGTTCGTCTTCCTGTCACTGGAAGACGAGACCGGCATCCTCAATGTCGTCGTCACGCCGAAACGCTTCGAACAGCAGGCCCTGCTCATCTCCACATCACCACTCCTGCTGGTGCGCGGTACCCTGCAGGTGGAGGGAAAGGTCGTCAACCTCCGAGGCGAGCAGTTCACCGCACTCAAGGCCGACGCGGGCGAGGCGTGGGCCCGAAGCCACGATTTTCATTGA
- a CDS encoding radical SAM protein has product MQQAMPLGDAQATSSQHPLVGEQKDIRYYGSQARTLLNSPDSTGMPFWSINPYVGCAFGCAYCYARYAHRFVMERGTLATEGVEGEGDGDGAEVLPPWLAFERRIFVKRNAAEVLRRTLRDRSSAAGAVQRGETIVLGTATDPYQPAERLFRVTRGVLEVLAEAKGLKLVIITKSPLITRDMDLLVRIAQRSTLTVHLSLITLDRELARRIEPRAPTPESRLRALRRLSAAGIEAGVNIMPVLPGVTDRPDALAALVRRIAAEGGTHVNPSPLRLRATARARYLPFLATEFPHLVTRYADAYAHSHEMTPGYRDGLRRFMKQLCAEVGLQYGTPDERAFEPRAGTAWMGDDATPAPTPSPDVAQLELLTAS; this is encoded by the coding sequence ATGCAGCAGGCCATGCCATTGGGGGACGCACAGGCGACGTCCTCCCAGCATCCCCTGGTGGGGGAGCAAAAGGACATCCGGTATTACGGCAGTCAGGCGCGAACTCTCCTGAACAGTCCGGACAGTACGGGGATGCCGTTCTGGTCCATCAACCCGTATGTCGGGTGTGCCTTTGGGTGTGCCTACTGCTATGCGCGGTACGCGCATCGGTTTGTCATGGAGCGGGGCACCCTCGCGACGGAGGGTGTCGAGGGGGAGGGAGACGGGGACGGAGCTGAGGTATTGCCTCCCTGGCTGGCCTTTGAGCGGCGGATCTTCGTGAAGCGCAACGCGGCGGAGGTCCTGCGCCGCACGTTGCGGGACCGGAGCTCCGCGGCCGGCGCCGTGCAGCGGGGCGAGACGATCGTGCTGGGCACGGCGACCGACCCGTACCAACCGGCGGAGCGCCTCTTTCGCGTGACGCGAGGCGTGCTCGAGGTGCTGGCTGAGGCTAAAGGTCTCAAGCTGGTGATCATCACGAAGTCGCCGCTGATCACGCGCGACATGGACCTCCTGGTGCGCATCGCCCAGCGCTCGACGCTGACGGTGCACCTGTCCCTGATCACGTTGGACCGGGAGTTGGCGCGACGGATCGAGCCACGCGCGCCCACGCCGGAGTCCCGGCTCCGGGCGTTGCGGCGCCTGAGCGCGGCGGGGATCGAAGCGGGAGTCAACATCATGCCAGTGCTCCCCGGGGTGACGGACCGCCCCGACGCGTTGGCGGCACTGGTTCGGCGCATTGCGGCAGAGGGCGGGACCCACGTGAACCCCAGCCCGCTGCGGTTGCGGGCGACGGCCCGCGCGCGGTACCTGCCGTTCCTGGCCACGGAGTTCCCGCACCTCGTCACTCGTTATGCAGACGCCTACGCCCACAGCCACGAGATGACCCCAGGCTACCGTGACGGCCTGCGTCGCTTCATGAAGCAGCTGTGCGCCGAGGTCGGGCTGCAATACGGCACACCGGACGAACGGGCCTTCGAGCCACGTGCCGGCACAGCCTGGATGGGGGATGACGCGACACCGGCCCCCACGCCCTCACCGGACGTCGCACAGCTGGAGCTCCTGACGGCGAGCTGA
- a CDS encoding serine hydrolase, whose protein sequence is MRRLVPGLMLAVVGPLVEAQSTVGPDAKYAPLATRLSPFIEHEMKDKGLPALSVALVEGDRVVWARGFGYADSAGTIPATAQTVYRVGSVSKLFTDIGVMQLVERGVLDLDAPVTRYLPEFRPRNRFGGTITLRHLMSHRAGLVREPPVGNYFETSEPTLAATVASLNRTALVYKPGTRTKYSNAGIAVVGRVLEKVQGQPFGAYLQRAILDPLGMTGASFVPTPRTADAVSHALMWTRHGTSFAAPRFQLGMAPAGSMYATMPELGRFVSALFDGGAPVLRRESLEEMWVPQFSAPGATDGFGLGFMVGSLDGERMVRHGGAIYGFATELIALPGARLGVAVSAARDFTNGTVERIAMAVLRDAMAMQRGGAAAAPRLTTPTTRERALALAGTYGSGERQVRLVARDTLLYLDPARGDMRLRLRVLSGDTLVVDDPATYGSVVVPIANAIVVDRDTLRRVDPAPARRVLPAHWSGLIGEYGWDHNVLYIHERNGRLTALIEWFAEYPLREVGPNEYAFPDYGLYAGERLRFMRDARGRATQVVAAEVTFARRKIPGEDAAVFRITPVKPVDELRRIALAATPPVERGTFRESDLVELAPLDATIKLDVRYATRDNFLSVPVYTQARAFLQRPAAEALVRAHRALRAQGLGLLIHDGYRPWYVTKMFWDGTPEANHVFVADPSRGSRHNRGCAVDLTLYDLTTGRPVRMTGGYDEMSDRSYPDYPGGTARQRELREILRTAMEAEGFLVYEAEWWHFDYKDWREYRIGNQRFEEELGRR, encoded by the coding sequence ATGCGACGCTTGGTTCCCGGACTCATGCTGGCCGTGGTTGGACCCTTGGTGGAGGCGCAATCGACGGTGGGGCCGGACGCGAAGTACGCGCCCCTGGCCACACGCCTGTCCCCCTTCATCGAGCACGAGATGAAGGACAAGGGACTGCCCGCCCTCTCGGTGGCCCTGGTGGAAGGTGACCGGGTGGTGTGGGCGCGCGGATTCGGGTACGCCGATAGCGCGGGCACCATCCCGGCGACGGCGCAGACGGTGTACCGCGTGGGATCCGTCTCGAAGTTGTTCACAGACATCGGGGTGATGCAGCTCGTGGAGCGCGGGGTCCTCGACCTCGATGCCCCGGTGACCCGGTACCTCCCCGAGTTTCGCCCGCGGAATCGCTTTGGTGGGACGATCACACTGCGGCACCTCATGTCGCACCGCGCCGGGCTGGTGCGCGAGCCCCCGGTGGGGAACTACTTCGAGACCTCCGAGCCGACCCTGGCGGCCACGGTCGCGAGCCTCAACCGAACGGCGCTCGTGTACAAGCCCGGCACGCGCACCAAGTACTCGAATGCCGGCATCGCCGTGGTTGGCCGTGTCCTGGAGAAGGTGCAGGGGCAACCGTTCGGTGCGTACCTGCAACGCGCGATCCTCGACCCGCTGGGGATGACGGGTGCGTCGTTTGTACCGACCCCCCGGACCGCGGACGCGGTATCCCACGCGCTCATGTGGACCCGACACGGGACGTCGTTTGCGGCGCCGCGCTTCCAGCTGGGGATGGCCCCGGCGGGGAGCATGTACGCGACCATGCCGGAGCTGGGGCGCTTTGTGTCGGCCTTATTTGATGGCGGGGCTCCGGTGTTGCGACGGGAGTCCCTCGAGGAGATGTGGGTGCCGCAGTTCAGCGCACCCGGTGCGACAGACGGGTTTGGCCTCGGGTTCATGGTGGGGTCGCTGGACGGTGAGCGCATGGTGCGTCACGGCGGCGCCATCTACGGCTTTGCGACGGAGCTGATCGCCCTTCCGGGGGCGCGCCTCGGCGTGGCCGTCTCGGCGGCCCGCGACTTCACCAATGGCACGGTCGAGCGGATTGCGATGGCCGTGCTCCGCGACGCCATGGCCATGCAGCGCGGAGGCGCCGCTGCCGCGCCGCGCCTCACAACCCCAACCACCCGGGAGCGCGCGCTGGCCCTCGCCGGCACGTACGGGAGCGGTGAGCGTCAGGTGCGGCTGGTGGCGCGCGATACCCTGCTGTACCTCGATCCCGCGCGCGGCGACATGCGCCTGCGATTACGGGTGTTATCTGGCGATACCCTGGTCGTGGACGATCCGGCGACCTACGGCTCGGTGGTCGTCCCGATCGCCAATGCCATCGTGGTCGATCGCGACACGCTGCGTCGCGTGGACCCCGCGCCGGCGCGCCGGGTGCTGCCCGCGCACTGGAGCGGGTTGATCGGTGAGTATGGGTGGGACCACAACGTGCTGTACATCCATGAGCGGAACGGACGGTTGACGGCCCTCATCGAGTGGTTTGCCGAGTACCCCCTCCGCGAGGTTGGCCCGAACGAGTACGCCTTCCCGGACTACGGGTTGTATGCCGGGGAGCGACTGCGGTTCATGCGTGACGCACGCGGGCGCGCGACGCAGGTGGTGGCCGCGGAGGTCACCTTTGCACGGCGGAAGATCCCCGGGGAGGACGCGGCGGTCTTTCGCATCACCCCGGTGAAGCCGGTGGACGAGCTCCGGCGGATCGCGCTTGCGGCGACTCCTCCGGTGGAGCGGGGGACCTTTCGGGAGAGTGACCTGGTGGAGTTGGCGCCACTGGACGCCACCATCAAGCTCGACGTGCGGTACGCGACGCGCGACAACTTCCTCTCCGTGCCGGTCTACACGCAGGCTCGCGCGTTCCTGCAACGGCCGGCTGCCGAGGCGCTGGTGCGTGCCCATCGCGCCCTGCGCGCGCAGGGGCTTGGCTTGCTGATCCACGACGGGTATCGTCCGTGGTACGTGACGAAGATGTTCTGGGATGGCACGCCGGAGGCGAACCATGTCTTCGTCGCCGATCCCTCGCGTGGCTCACGGCACAATCGGGGGTGCGCCGTCGACCTGACGCTGTACGACCTCACGACCGGGCGCCCGGTGCGCATGACCGGGGGGTACGATGAGATGTCGGACCGTTCGTACCCGGACTACCCCGGGGGGACGGCCCGGCAACGCGAGCTGCGCGAGATCCTGCGCACCGCCATGGAGGCCGAGGGATTCCTCGTCTACGAGGCGGAATGGTGGCACTTCGACTACAAGGACTGGCGCGAGTATCGGATAGGGAACCAGCGCTTTGAGGAGGAGCTGGGTCGGCGCTAG
- a CDS encoding carbohydrate binding family 9 domain-containing protein has translation MALPAGGPIRLDGALDEEVWKRAPGATGFVQSEPREGQPATEQTEVFVAFDADNLYIGAFMRDSDPSREIVNDIRKDFREDDQDDFEVILDTFHDRRNGYVFITNPAGGRVDRQIANEGREINSSWDAIWDVRTRRSADGWTAEMRIPFRTLRFEPGADQPWGINFSRRIRRKNEVTFWSPVPRSFNLMRLSLAGDVTGLKVGAAGRDLRLKPYLLGNTVRDVGVTAHDQKFDAGLDMKFAVTRGLTLDGTIRPDFAQVEADEQQVNLTQFAQFFPEKREAFLENSGMFYVGDAARLNRVFVPATPDDDNLLFFSRRIGIRNDRKPLPIDAGARLTGMAGGFGIGLINMQVRGDDVTDANNYTVVRLRRNVSRGSDIGVLFMQRQSTENADNYNRVAGIDANIRFLGRLDWNSYFIGTRTPGRTEGQYSARTSLNWEGNFFHGKGGVMSLGENFNNDLGFYRRIGVKKWFADIGVRPRPEALRKRGVRELHPHIVWDLFTDQGNHMVQKRLHTGQTFFFENGAVFELSYNPSFNLLDRPLRLSPKADPLPAGPYSWQEWGILANTDQSRRVSLSSRLAWGELYNGTQQTINASITLRPNYRVRITSGVQRTAGDLDLAKGTFVNSFWTTRANYSFSPNMFIDALSQYDPSSKQLNANVRFNLIHHPLSDLFLVYNDQRFLTPDAPIAGRSLVLKFTQMMAF, from the coding sequence GTGGCACTGCCCGCCGGCGGACCCATCCGGCTGGACGGCGCCCTGGACGAGGAAGTCTGGAAGCGCGCTCCGGGAGCGACAGGGTTTGTGCAGAGCGAACCGCGGGAGGGGCAGCCGGCGACCGAACAGACCGAGGTCTTCGTGGCCTTCGACGCCGACAACCTGTACATCGGCGCCTTCATGCGGGACTCGGACCCATCGCGCGAGATCGTGAACGATATCCGCAAGGACTTCCGCGAGGACGACCAGGACGACTTCGAGGTGATCCTCGACACCTTTCATGACCGCCGCAACGGATACGTGTTCATCACCAACCCCGCGGGCGGCCGCGTCGACCGGCAAATCGCCAACGAAGGGCGCGAGATCAACTCCAGCTGGGACGCCATCTGGGACGTACGCACGCGGCGCAGCGCCGACGGCTGGACCGCCGAAATGCGCATCCCGTTCCGCACGCTCAGGTTCGAGCCAGGCGCCGACCAACCGTGGGGGATCAACTTCTCGCGTCGCATTCGGCGCAAGAACGAGGTCACCTTCTGGTCGCCGGTCCCGCGCTCGTTCAACCTCATGCGCCTCTCACTCGCCGGCGATGTCACCGGCCTCAAGGTCGGTGCCGCGGGACGCGACCTCCGCCTCAAGCCTTACCTCCTCGGGAATACGGTCCGCGACGTTGGCGTCACGGCCCACGACCAGAAGTTCGACGCCGGCCTCGACATGAAGTTTGCCGTCACGCGTGGCCTGACGCTCGACGGCACGATTCGTCCCGACTTCGCGCAGGTCGAGGCCGACGAGCAGCAGGTGAACCTCACGCAATTCGCGCAGTTCTTCCCGGAGAAGCGCGAGGCCTTCCTGGAGAACTCCGGGATGTTCTACGTCGGCGATGCGGCGCGACTGAATCGCGTCTTCGTCCCGGCGACCCCGGACGACGACAACCTGCTCTTCTTCTCGCGGCGCATCGGCATCCGCAACGACCGCAAGCCGCTCCCCATTGACGCCGGCGCGCGCCTGACCGGCATGGCCGGCGGCTTTGGCATCGGCTTGATCAACATGCAGGTCCGCGGGGACGACGTCACCGACGCCAACAACTACACCGTCGTCCGCCTGCGCCGGAACGTGTCACGCGGCTCCGACATCGGCGTGCTCTTCATGCAGCGCCAGTCCACCGAGAACGCGGACAACTACAACCGGGTAGCCGGCATCGACGCCAACATCCGCTTCCTCGGGCGGCTCGACTGGAACTCGTACTTCATTGGCACCCGCACTCCGGGACGCACCGAGGGCCAGTACTCGGCCCGCACCTCGCTCAACTGGGAAGGCAACTTCTTTCATGGCAAGGGCGGGGTGATGTCCCTCGGCGAGAACTTCAACAACGACCTCGGCTTCTATCGCCGCATTGGGGTCAAGAAGTGGTTCGCGGACATCGGCGTCCGCCCGCGGCCCGAGGCGCTGCGCAAGCGCGGGGTGCGTGAACTCCACCCGCATATCGTGTGGGACCTCTTCACGGACCAAGGGAACCACATGGTCCAGAAACGCCTGCACACCGGGCAGACCTTCTTCTTCGAGAATGGGGCGGTCTTCGAGCTGTCCTACAACCCTTCCTTCAATCTCCTTGACCGCCCCCTGCGCCTGAGTCCCAAGGCCGATCCCCTCCCCGCCGGCCCGTACAGCTGGCAGGAATGGGGCATCCTCGCCAACACCGACCAGAGCCGTCGCGTCTCGCTGAGCTCGCGCCTCGCGTGGGGCGAGCTGTACAACGGCACCCAGCAGACGATCAACGCCTCCATCACCCTGCGCCCCAACTACCGGGTGCGCATCACCTCCGGCGTACAGCGCACGGCGGGGGACCTCGACCTGGCGAAGGGCACGTTCGTCAACAGCTTCTGGACGACACGCGCCAACTACTCGTTCTCGCCGAACATGTTCATCGACGCGCTGTCGCAATACGACCCTTCGTCCAAGCAGCTCAACGCCAACGTGCGCTTCAACCTGATCCACCACCCCCTCAGCGACCTGTTCCTCGTCTACAATGACCAGCGCTTCCTGACGCCGGATGCCCCGATTGCTGGCCGGTCGCTCGTGCTGAAGTTCACGCAGATGATGGCGTTCTAG